The Chitinivibrionales bacterium nucleotide sequence CCCCGGCAGGATTTTTCGAGCGTCAAACAACAGGCTTCGGCCAAATCATAGGCGCTTACCAGTTGAAACCGGTTGTCACCTTTACCGAAAATATAAAAATTCTTTCCTTTTTTCACCCAGTCGAAAAGTATTTGCTGGATTCCGAGCCGGCCTTCATCGAGGATGGTCCGGGGGCGGATAATGGAAATATCCATGCGGTCTTTGAATGACTGACATATCCCTTCACCGGCAGCCTTGGATTTGCCGTAATTGCCGAAAGGATTGAGCGGCGCCGACTCATCGATAGGGATTTTGGTTGGAATGCCGTAGGCCGAACTCGATGAGATATAGACAAACTTTTTTGTTCCCCCTTTTTCGGCATGCTCGAGCATGTTTCTGGTGCCGTTGACATTAACGGACCAGAACCGTTTTCCCGACCGGGAAACAGGCACCAGCGCAGCATTATGAATCACCGCATCGGTACCCTCGACAGCCCGGGCAACAACAGCGGAATCGAGTATATCACCCTGAATGAACTCGACCTTTTTTTCCAGGTCGGAATCGTTAAGATCGGCAACATCAAGAATCCGGACATCATACCCGCGATCAAGCAGATGACGGGTTAAGTGAACCCCGAAAAATCCTGCGCCGCCGGTTACTAAAACTTTTTTCAAATATCCATCCCGTTTTTCCGGCACCACTCAATCGAGCGTTTCATGCCTTCACGAAGATCGATTTTGGGTTGATATCCCAGCTCCTTTTTGGCCTTTTCGATACTGCAGGCGATATTCTTGTTCATTTCGCCAACCACGTGAACCTCGGTCCAGTAGAGACCGGTGGCCTGGATAGCCAGATCGGAGATTTCGGCGATCAGGCAGGATATGCCGGGAACATGGCGAGGCTGGAAATTATCGACACCCAGCAGGTCGGCAACGGTGCGGTAGATTTCGATTGTCGGGTATGGACGCTCATCGGCGATCCAGTAGATCTGGCCGTTGGCTTTTTCGTTCTTTTCAGCAAGAACGATCCCCTGGACGATATTATCGACGTAGGACATGCTCCGAAGATTGGAGCCGTCACCGAAAACCAACGGATTGCCGGCCTTGATCATGTTGAAAAATCTGCTTTGGCGGGCCGGTTGATTGGGACCATAAAACCAGCATGGACGGATAATGACGGTCTCGATTTTGCCCTGCTGCTGAAAGCGGGTGACGATTTTTTCGGCATCGGCTTTGCTTCGGCCATAGGCCATATAGGGATTATAGGAAGTAGATTCGGTCATCTGGATTTTCTTGCCCCGGGTTGTTCCCGCAGGAGAGTTGCTGCTGATGAAAACAAACCGTTTGACTCCGGCATAGGATGCTGCGGTGATCATGTTTTCGGTACCACGGGTATTGATCTCGTGGAGTTCCCGGACAAACTTAGGATGAATCAAACCGGCGCAATGGATAACCGTATCGACTCCATTAGCCACATTCATGAGTGTCGTCGGATCGGTAAGATCGCCTTCCACAATCTCGGCACCGAGTTCTTTCAGATACGAGGTATCGGTACCTCTCAACACAAGACACCGGACATCCCGTGTCTCGACATCGAACTCATCACTGCCTTTAATTAAGGTTTCAACCAGGGTCGTTCCAAGCCATCCGGGGGCACCAGTTATAAGTGTTTTCATTATATATCTCTCCTTGTTAAATGTCGTATAATTCAGAAAATATATATTACAGCCACCATCGTAACCAACCAGCCGACTACCGCAATCTGAATCGGGAAATCGGTCAGGACCGCATCGGTGGGATCGGCCCCTTTCTCTTCGTTGTAAATAAGATGAAAATACCTGAATATACCGTACACCACAAAGGGCACTCCGGCGATCAGATATTCGGTGCCGAATTTCTCCTTTGCATAGCCTGAAAGAGCAAAAAGCGAATAGCACATGATCGCGCAGGTCGATACCACAATAATAACACTGTCAAGAAACTGCGGCTGATATTTCATGAGCGCTGTTTTGGGATTGTAGGTTTTTCTGTCGATATGCACCATTTCTCCCCGGCGTTTACCGAATACCAGAAAAAGCGCCAGAAAGAACGTCGACAAGGTTATCCAGGCGGTGGGGTCAACATTTGCAATAGCAGTACCGGCCCAGATCCTGAAAACGAATCCCAGCGCCACGCAGAGAGCGTCGATAATAATAAGTTTTTTGAAACCGAAGGAGTACGCAAAATTAAGGCCGAGATATATCAGGCTTATAACAAAGAACTGTTTATCAACCAGATACGCCAGGGGTATCGCAACCGCCAGCATGATCACTGCGGTAGCTACGGCAAAGGAGACACTCAGCTTTCCCGCTGCAATGGGGCGGTTCTTTTTCAGGGGATGGGCACGGTCTTTTTCCCTGTCGGCGATATCGTTGATCAAATAGACCGTGCTTGCAAAGATACTGAACACACCAAAGCCCGCCAGGAATTTCAGGCCCAGCCGTATGTTCATAAACTGATTTGTAAATATCAGTGGTGCCAGAACAAAGGAATTTTTGACCCATTGCCAGGGACGAAGGCTTATAATCAGATGCTTGAACATTGTCATTTATTTTGGACGATGACTTTTGTTGAAACCCACAACAATCAGCTAAAATGTTTTCGGAGAAGATCCCCGTCAAGTTCCGGATACACAGGATAGGATTTCAAAAGCGTTTCGACCCGGGATTGGGCTTCTTTTTTTGCTGAATCCTCGATAGTATACTTTGCCTTACTCAACTTTCCGGCATTTGGTCCGGAGTCAATCGTGGTGGCTTTTATATGAGAGAGGACAAGTTTGAGGATCGATGCGATTTCTTTCATCTGGTCTTCACCCATACCGAGAGTTGTCACTGCGGGGGTTCCGATACGAAGACCGCTTGTATACCAGGGCCCGTTTGGATCGTTAGGCAGTGAATTCCGGTTGAGTGTCATCCGACAATCTCTGACTGCACTTTCAGCCTGCCGTCCGGTAATATCAAAGGTAGTAACATCAACGAGGAAAAGATGGTTATCGGTACCGTCTGTAGCGATTTTCATACCTTCACTCCGGCATGCCTCGGCCATAATTGATGCATTTTCCACAATTTTGCGGGCATAATCTTTAAATTCAGGTCCGGCGGCTTCAACCAGCGCTACTGCTTTCGATGCCATGATATGCGGAAGCGGGCCACCGATCACCATGGGACATCCTTTATCGACATACTCGCCGAATTCTGCGGTGGAGAGGATAATTCCGCCCCGGGGGCCACGAAGAGTTTTGTGGGTTGTGGAAGTTACGATATGAGCATGATTGATCGGACTGAAATTGCCGGTAAACACGCCGCCCGCAACCAGGCCGGCGAAATGGGCCATATCGACCATAAAGACCGCGCCCACCGAATCGGCAATCTCACGCATTTTGGCAAAATCGATCTTCCGGGGATAGGCACTGTATCCCGCAAGAAGAATCAGCGGCTTAATCTCTTTTGCCATTCGGGCAATTTCATCATAATCGATCAAGCCGGTGTCTTTATTTACTCCATAAGTATAGGCATCGAACATCTGAGCAGAAACATTGTGGCGATAGCCATGGGTGAGATGGCCACCCGAATAGTAATCCATACCCAGAAGCCGTTGATTTCCCAATTCATGCCGGAGCTTTGTCCAGTCTTCCTGTGAAAGCTTGGCCACATTTTTTTCACCGATTTTCTCAAGTGCAGGGGTTTCCACCCGGGCACTCAGAATTGCCCAGTAGGCGATAAGATTGGCATCCGCACCGCTGTGAGGCTGCATATAGGCATGGTCGCATCCAAAAAGTTTACATGCCTGATCACAGGCAAAGGCTTCGATATCATCTACATTGCCGCAGCCTGAGTAAAACCGGTGCAGAGGAAAGCCTTCAGCATATTTATCGGTCAGAAGGTTTCCCATAGCGAGCTGGGTCGAAAGGGAACAGTAATTTTCACTGGCGATCAATTTCAGGTTATTTCGCTGATCGATTAGCTCCTGAACCGTCGACTGAGCCACCAGCGGGGCAACTTTGGCGACTTCGGTAAGATTGGCAAGATAGGCCAGAAAGCCGCTGTTAATCTTTTCTGTGGGAACCGACGACAAATACTCCTGAATAGCTTCATTAGACATGAACACAACTCCATCTTTTCTGGTACTAGGGAAACTAGCCCGAAATCGGGCAAAGTCGACTGGGTAATATAAATTATCCCATGTCCGGGGCGCGTATAAAGAGGGTGAATCAACCATTCATTTTCATGTCCACTTTTACCTTACTATACTATAATCATTTCAATATTTTTTACCGAACGACCGTATTTACCTTCTGGTGATCTATTATTTTTCATGCCTGATATTTTTTGAAATTAGGAACCACGGCAGGAGCAATGAAGCCGAAAAAGAGAATTTTACTGATAAACTGGCGGGATATCAATAATCCCGAAGCCGGCGGCGCCGAAATATATTATCACGAGATATTCAAGCGCCTGGCAACAGAACACGACTATTCGGTGACTGTCCTCAGCCATCTCTGGCTGGATGCATCGGCTACCGAAAAAATCGATGGGACCCGTGTTATCCGTATCGGATCAAGACTCCTTTTCAATTTTTCGGTAATTCCATGGGTACAAAAGCATCAGCAGGAATTCGATCTGATAATTGAAGATTTAAATAAGGCACCCTTTTTCACCCCTCTTTATACTAAAAAACCGCGCCTTCACCTGGTAATGCATTTTTTCGGCACAGCAATTTTTAAAGAGATCAATTTCCCGATGGCATCCTATATCTATCTCATGGAAAAGATGGTACCGGTATTCTATAAAAGAGAGCGATTTGTTGCGATCTCCAACAGCACGGGCCGGGAAGTTACGCAGTTTACCGGAAATCAGGACGCTGTCGATATTGTTGAGCCCGGAATCGACTGCGAAGCATTCTATCCGTCGCAAGAAAAGGCATCTACTCCCCTTTTAGTTTATGTGGGACGGATTAAAAAATACAAAAACATACAGTTTATCATTAATTGCCTTCCTGAAATCCGCAAAGACTTTCCATCAACCCACCTTATCGTTGCGGGTAGTGGTGATTATCAGGATGAATTAAAAAAGCTGACTCATGAATCGGGACTCGATGATGCTGTTGAGTTTGCCGGTTTTATCTCGGAAACCGAAAAACGGGATCTCCTGAGCAGGGCCACCCTGAAAATCAACCCCTCGGTCAAGGAGGGATGGGGTATTACCAATATTGAAGCAAACCTCTGCGGCACGATTTCGATATCGAGTAATGTACCGGGATTATGCGATTCGGTTAAAGACGGAACTACCGGGATT carries:
- a CDS encoding decaprenyl-phosphate phosphoribosyltransferase, translated to MTMFKHLIISLRPWQWVKNSFVLAPLIFTNQFMNIRLGLKFLAGFGVFSIFASTVYLINDIADREKDRAHPLKKNRPIAAGKLSVSFAVATAVIMLAVAIPLAYLVDKQFFVISLIYLGLNFAYSFGFKKLIIIDALCVALGFVFRIWAGTAIANVDPTAWITLSTFFLALFLVFGKRRGEMVHIDRKTYNPKTALMKYQPQFLDSVIIVVSTCAIMCYSLFALSGYAKEKFGTEYLIAGVPFVVYGIFRYFHLIYNEEKGADPTDAVLTDFPIQIAVVGWLVTMVAVIYIF
- a CDS encoding NAD-dependent epimerase/dehydratase family protein; the protein is MVPEKRDGYLKKVLVTGGAGFFGVHLTRHLLDRGYDVRILDVADLNDSDLEKKVEFIQGDILDSAVVARAVEGTDAVIHNAALVPVSRSGKRFWSVNVNGTRNMLEHAEKGGTKKFVYISSSSAYGIPTKIPIDESAPLNPFGNYGKSKAAGEGICQSFKDRMDISIIRPRTILDEGRLGIQQILFDWVKKGKNFYIFGKGDNRFQLVSAYDLAEACCLTLEKSCRGEDFNIGAQEFTTLRGDLEGLVKNAGTKTKIVSVPTKPARAVLQVLDFLRISPFVDYHYYILSHDVWFDTAKARNMLGWKAKDSNVDMLTRAYHWYLEHEKELETAVGTTHRKKVKLGIIKLVKWIS
- a CDS encoding glycosyltransferase, whose amino-acid sequence is MKPKKRILLINWRDINNPEAGGAEIYYHEIFKRLATEHDYSVTVLSHLWLDASATEKIDGTRVIRIGSRLLFNFSVIPWVQKHQQEFDLIIEDLNKAPFFTPLYTKKPRLHLVMHFFGTAIFKEINFPMASYIYLMEKMVPVFYKRERFVAISNSTGREVTQFTGNQDAVDIVEPGIDCEAFYPSQEKASTPLLVYVGRIKKYKNIQFIINCLPEIRKDFPSTHLIVAGSGDYQDELKKLTHESGLDDAVEFAGFISETEKRDLLSRATLKINPSVKEGWGITNIEANLCGTISISSNVPGLCDSVKDGTTGILFRYNDRRDFVGKVKEMLEDSDRRTQMEKTAVSYAKEFNWDTITQRMNRAIEKVI
- a CDS encoding NAD-dependent epimerase/dehydratase family protein, which gives rise to MKTLITGAPGWLGTTLVETLIKGSDEFDVETRDVRCLVLRGTDTSYLKELGAEIVEGDLTDPTTLMNVANGVDTVIHCAGLIHPKFVRELHEINTRGTENMITAASYAGVKRFVFISSNSPAGTTRGKKIQMTESTSYNPYMAYGRSKADAEKIVTRFQQQGKIETVIIRPCWFYGPNQPARQSRFFNMIKAGNPLVFGDGSNLRSMSYVDNIVQGIVLAEKNEKANGQIYWIADERPYPTIEIYRTVADLLGVDNFQPRHVPGISCLIAEISDLAIQATGLYWTEVHVVGEMNKNIACSIEKAKKELGYQPKIDLREGMKRSIEWCRKNGMDI
- a CDS encoding glycine hydroxymethyltransferase — protein: MSNEAIQEYLSSVPTEKINSGFLAYLANLTEVAKVAPLVAQSTVQELIDQRNNLKLIASENYCSLSTQLAMGNLLTDKYAEGFPLHRFYSGCGNVDDIEAFACDQACKLFGCDHAYMQPHSGADANLIAYWAILSARVETPALEKIGEKNVAKLSQEDWTKLRHELGNQRLLGMDYYSGGHLTHGYRHNVSAQMFDAYTYGVNKDTGLIDYDEIARMAKEIKPLILLAGYSAYPRKIDFAKMREIADSVGAVFMVDMAHFAGLVAGGVFTGNFSPINHAHIVTSTTHKTLRGPRGGIILSTAEFGEYVDKGCPMVIGGPLPHIMASKAVALVEAAGPEFKDYARKIVENASIMAEACRSEGMKIATDGTDNHLFLVDVTTFDITGRQAESAVRDCRMTLNRNSLPNDPNGPWYTSGLRIGTPAVTTLGMGEDQMKEIASILKLVLSHIKATTIDSGPNAGKLSKAKYTIEDSAKKEAQSRVETLLKSYPVYPELDGDLLRKHFS